From a region of the Salarias fasciatus chromosome 6, fSalaFa1.1, whole genome shotgun sequence genome:
- the LOC115389538 gene encoding sialoadhesin-like isoform X1, with protein sequence MSLSAAVRGFVAIILSISVTQGQTDWGVNYGPPEICALKGSTVEIRSTFTYPLRKNGLNTTVEKMFWFIQRENSEPVDLRTDSQYAGRVRYDCGDRKCILSITDLTERDSAEYRFKFITNHPGGSFTGKSGVKLSVTGLKVQIKTTSYRVLLTFQPYTWSEMECSSSCVPQPSSYIWYQNGKKIDNSQKLYSAYFYSVASVSCALEGYESFSSPTLCVFSGSCTAVTYANRSICAFRGSSVSISCTYSIRDGADEPEFWFHQRETTTQPEDVQRDPRYADRALLDITKTGQSTLTIRNLTKRDSGEYRLKFGKKSDEWTNSLPGTTLTVTDPDIKVQVIWSPVGPKLICHSSCLRPGPSSFVWYKNGERIHSETSFLYGGMVDGADRLSCAYEGYRSDPVYAPTVPKVLMSNSGDVMKDTSISLNCSSDANPPAKYFWYKKNQTLVHEEELLFSSIQPSDTGDYHCEAENDLGSVKSTSVFISVKYAPKPPSVSVSPSGEIVEGSSVTLTCSSDANPAASYSWYRGNQTLSEEQNGLLHFTSISYKDRGNYYCQSKNQHGQTNSMLQYLDVQYGPKLPSVSVSPSGEIVEGSSVNLTCSSDANPAASYSWYREEAILPLASSQVFTIHDFRPEHTGSYYCSAQNSRGIHKSAPHLIMIAGSWKSAAIGASTVIVLTLVVLAACLYVRRSKKFTKHSKNGGTSANANYDPVNMNPEHDTPSGAAERQPTEPDCVYSTIGPHQSQAEALYSNISRFTPQTEKVDEEADLDYSVITFHSIARNRYEENANESIVCSTVNKRK encoded by the exons ATGAGTTTATCTGCAGCTGTGAGGGGATTTGTGGCCATTATTCTCTCTATTTCAG TGACACAGGGTCAGACGGACTGGGGGGTGAACTATGGTCCACCTGAGATCTGTGCCCTGAAAGGATCCACAGTGGAGATACGGAGCACCTTCACATATCCTCTCAGAAAGAATGGACTGAATACGACAGTAGAGAAGATGTTCTGGTTCATACAACGTGAGAACAGTGAACCAGTGGATCTGAGAACAGACTCGCAGTACGCAGGCCGTGTGCGTTATGACTGTGGTGACAGGAAGTGTATTCTGAGCATCACAGACCTGACAGAGAGGGATTCAGCTGAGTACAGGTTCAAGTTCATCACAAACCATCCAGGTGGGAGTTTTACTGGAAAATCAGGAGTCAAACTGTCTGTCACAG GTCTGAAGGTACAGATAAAAACAACTTCCTACCGTGTTCTGCTCACGTTCCAGCCATACACATGGTCAGAGATGGAGTGCAGCAGCAGTTGTGTCCCTCAACCTTCTTCCTACATCTGGTACCAAAATGGGAAGAAAATTGACAACTCACAAAAATTATATTCAGCATATTTTTATTCTGTGGCCAGTGTTTCCTGTGCTCTGGAAGGCTATGAGAGTTTTTCTTCTCCCACACTGT GTGTCTTCAGTGGTTCATGCACTGCGGTGACTTATGCCAACAGAAGCATCTGTGCCTTCAGAGGATCATCAGTGAGCATTTCTTGCACATACAGCATCAGAGATGGTGCTGATGAGCCAGAATTCTGGTTCCATCAACGGGAGACGACCACACAGCCTGAAGACGTTCAGAGAGACCCTCGATACGCAGATCGAGCTCTGCTCGATATCACAAAGACAGGACAATCCACACTGACCATCAGGAACTTGACAAAGAGAGATTCAGGAGAATATCGCCTCAAATTTGGAAAGAAGAGCGACGAGTGGACCAACAGTCTCCCAGGAACGACTCTGACAGTCACAG atccAGATATCAAGGTGCAGGTGATCTGGTCTCCCGTTGGTCCAAAGCTGATCTGTCACAGCAGCTGTTTACGCCCTGGCCCTTCTTCTTTTGTGTGGTACAAGAATGGAGAGAGAATCCACAGTGAAACATCCTTCCTGTATGGAGGAATGGTCGATGGAGCAGACAGACTCTCCTGTGCTTACGAAGGTTACCGCTCTGACCCAGTGT ATGCTCCCACAGTTCCCAAAGTGTTGATGAGTAACTCTGGTGACGTTATGAAGGACACTTCAATCTCTCTGAACTGCAGCAGCGATGCTAATCCACCGGCTAAATATTTCTGGTATAAGAAGAACCAAACGCTGGTTCATGAGGAGgagctcctcttcagctccatcCAGCCGTCTGACACTGGAGACTATCACTGTGAAGCTGAGAATGATCTGGGAAGCGTGAAGTCCACATCTGTCTTCATCAGTGTGAAAT ACGCTCCTAAACCTCCCTCAGTGTCGGTGAGTCCGTCTGGTGAGATCGTGGAGGGAAGCTCAGtgactctgacctgcagcagtgaTGCTAACCCAGCAGCTAGCTACAGCTGGTACAGGGGGAACCAAACTCTGTCAGAGGAACAGAACGGCCTTCTTCacttcacctccatcagctaTAAAGACAGAGGAAACTACTACTGCCAGTCCAAGAACCAACATGGACAGACCAACTCTATGCTACAATACTTAGATGTCCAGT atggtCCAAAGCTTCCCTCAGTGTCGGTGAGTCCGTCTGGTGAGATCGTGGAGGGAAGCTCAGTGAAtctgacctgcagcagtgaTGCTAACCCAGCAGCTAGCTACAGCTGGTACAGGGAGGAGGCCATCTTACCGTTGGCTTCCAGTCAGGTCTTCACCATCCACGACTTCAGACCTGAACACACTGGGAGTTATTACTGTTCAGctcagaacagcagaggaaTTCATAAATCTGCCCCACATCTGATCATGATAGCAG gtTCATGGAAATCGGCAGCAATTGGAGCGTCGACTGTCATTGTCTTGACTCTCGTCGTCCTCGCTGCCTGTCTTTATGTGAG AAGAtcaaagaaatttacaaaacacagtaaaaatgGAGGGACGTCGGCCAATGCCAACTACGATCCG GTAAACATGAATCCGGAGCACGACACCCCATCAGGTGCAGCAGAAAGACAACCAACCGAACCAGACTGTGTCTACAGCACCATCGGCCCCCATCAGAGCCAGGCAGAAGCTTTGTACTCAAACATTAGCAGATTTACCCCGCAAACAGAGAAAGTGGACGAAGAGGCTGATTTAGATTACAGTGTTATCACATTTCACAGCATTGCAAG AAACAGatatgaagaaaatgcaaatgaatCGATCGTGTGCAGCACAGTCAACAAAAGGAAGTGA
- the LOC115389538 gene encoding sialoadhesin-like isoform X2: MSLSAAVRGFVAIILSISVTQGQTDWGVNYGPPEICALKGSTVEIRSTFTYPLRKNGLNTTVEKMFWFIQRENSEPVDLRTDSQYAGRVRYDCGDRKCILSITDLTERDSAEYRFKFITNHPGGSFTGKSGVKLSVTGLKVQIKTTSYRVLLTFQPYTWSEMECSSSCVPQPSSYIWYQNGKKIDNSQKLYSAYFYSVASVSCALEGYESFSSPTLCVFSGSCTAVTYANRSICAFRGSSVSISCTYSIRDGADEPEFWFHQRETTTQPEDVQRDPRYADRALLDITKTGQSTLTIRNLTKRDSGEYRLKFGKKSDEWTNSLPGTTLTVTDIKVQVIWSPVGPKLICHSSCLRPGPSSFVWYKNGERIHSETSFLYGGMVDGADRLSCAYEGYRSDPVYAPTVPKVLMSNSGDVMKDTSISLNCSSDANPPAKYFWYKKNQTLVHEEELLFSSIQPSDTGDYHCEAENDLGSVKSTSVFISVKYAPKPPSVSVSPSGEIVEGSSVTLTCSSDANPAASYSWYRGNQTLSEEQNGLLHFTSISYKDRGNYYCQSKNQHGQTNSMLQYLDVQYGPKLPSVSVSPSGEIVEGSSVNLTCSSDANPAASYSWYREEAILPLASSQVFTIHDFRPEHTGSYYCSAQNSRGIHKSAPHLIMIAGSWKSAAIGASTVIVLTLVVLAACLYVRRSKKFTKHSKNGGTSANANYDPVNMNPEHDTPSGAAERQPTEPDCVYSTIGPHQSQAEALYSNISRFTPQTEKVDEEADLDYSVITFHSIARNRYEENANESIVCSTVNKRK, translated from the exons ATGAGTTTATCTGCAGCTGTGAGGGGATTTGTGGCCATTATTCTCTCTATTTCAG TGACACAGGGTCAGACGGACTGGGGGGTGAACTATGGTCCACCTGAGATCTGTGCCCTGAAAGGATCCACAGTGGAGATACGGAGCACCTTCACATATCCTCTCAGAAAGAATGGACTGAATACGACAGTAGAGAAGATGTTCTGGTTCATACAACGTGAGAACAGTGAACCAGTGGATCTGAGAACAGACTCGCAGTACGCAGGCCGTGTGCGTTATGACTGTGGTGACAGGAAGTGTATTCTGAGCATCACAGACCTGACAGAGAGGGATTCAGCTGAGTACAGGTTCAAGTTCATCACAAACCATCCAGGTGGGAGTTTTACTGGAAAATCAGGAGTCAAACTGTCTGTCACAG GTCTGAAGGTACAGATAAAAACAACTTCCTACCGTGTTCTGCTCACGTTCCAGCCATACACATGGTCAGAGATGGAGTGCAGCAGCAGTTGTGTCCCTCAACCTTCTTCCTACATCTGGTACCAAAATGGGAAGAAAATTGACAACTCACAAAAATTATATTCAGCATATTTTTATTCTGTGGCCAGTGTTTCCTGTGCTCTGGAAGGCTATGAGAGTTTTTCTTCTCCCACACTGT GTGTCTTCAGTGGTTCATGCACTGCGGTGACTTATGCCAACAGAAGCATCTGTGCCTTCAGAGGATCATCAGTGAGCATTTCTTGCACATACAGCATCAGAGATGGTGCTGATGAGCCAGAATTCTGGTTCCATCAACGGGAGACGACCACACAGCCTGAAGACGTTCAGAGAGACCCTCGATACGCAGATCGAGCTCTGCTCGATATCACAAAGACAGGACAATCCACACTGACCATCAGGAACTTGACAAAGAGAGATTCAGGAGAATATCGCCTCAAATTTGGAAAGAAGAGCGACGAGTGGACCAACAGTCTCCCAGGAACGACTCTGACAGTCACAG ATATCAAGGTGCAGGTGATCTGGTCTCCCGTTGGTCCAAAGCTGATCTGTCACAGCAGCTGTTTACGCCCTGGCCCTTCTTCTTTTGTGTGGTACAAGAATGGAGAGAGAATCCACAGTGAAACATCCTTCCTGTATGGAGGAATGGTCGATGGAGCAGACAGACTCTCCTGTGCTTACGAAGGTTACCGCTCTGACCCAGTGT ATGCTCCCACAGTTCCCAAAGTGTTGATGAGTAACTCTGGTGACGTTATGAAGGACACTTCAATCTCTCTGAACTGCAGCAGCGATGCTAATCCACCGGCTAAATATTTCTGGTATAAGAAGAACCAAACGCTGGTTCATGAGGAGgagctcctcttcagctccatcCAGCCGTCTGACACTGGAGACTATCACTGTGAAGCTGAGAATGATCTGGGAAGCGTGAAGTCCACATCTGTCTTCATCAGTGTGAAAT ACGCTCCTAAACCTCCCTCAGTGTCGGTGAGTCCGTCTGGTGAGATCGTGGAGGGAAGCTCAGtgactctgacctgcagcagtgaTGCTAACCCAGCAGCTAGCTACAGCTGGTACAGGGGGAACCAAACTCTGTCAGAGGAACAGAACGGCCTTCTTCacttcacctccatcagctaTAAAGACAGAGGAAACTACTACTGCCAGTCCAAGAACCAACATGGACAGACCAACTCTATGCTACAATACTTAGATGTCCAGT atggtCCAAAGCTTCCCTCAGTGTCGGTGAGTCCGTCTGGTGAGATCGTGGAGGGAAGCTCAGTGAAtctgacctgcagcagtgaTGCTAACCCAGCAGCTAGCTACAGCTGGTACAGGGAGGAGGCCATCTTACCGTTGGCTTCCAGTCAGGTCTTCACCATCCACGACTTCAGACCTGAACACACTGGGAGTTATTACTGTTCAGctcagaacagcagaggaaTTCATAAATCTGCCCCACATCTGATCATGATAGCAG gtTCATGGAAATCGGCAGCAATTGGAGCGTCGACTGTCATTGTCTTGACTCTCGTCGTCCTCGCTGCCTGTCTTTATGTGAG AAGAtcaaagaaatttacaaaacacagtaaaaatgGAGGGACGTCGGCCAATGCCAACTACGATCCG GTAAACATGAATCCGGAGCACGACACCCCATCAGGTGCAGCAGAAAGACAACCAACCGAACCAGACTGTGTCTACAGCACCATCGGCCCCCATCAGAGCCAGGCAGAAGCTTTGTACTCAAACATTAGCAGATTTACCCCGCAAACAGAGAAAGTGGACGAAGAGGCTGATTTAGATTACAGTGTTATCACATTTCACAGCATTGCAAG AAACAGatatgaagaaaatgcaaatgaatCGATCGTGTGCAGCACAGTCAACAAAAGGAAGTGA